The DNA region CCTTATAATAAGAATATGAAGGAGTGgctaattaattacattttttgtcaaaataattttataatgatatgataactaatatttttatatatacggTCTTTTAAATCATTGTCCaatatataagaattaaaaactgcaaaaaaaattagaaaatataatatttaatggtATTAATGCagtttaatcataatttttaatatttttatgcatTAATGTATTAACCATTGCCCAACAAAACTGTTTATcagtatgaaaaatataaattatgaacaaaaaaacattttttatttaaacaaaacaaacattcgTTTTTATTATGCAATTTATTTAGATATTTTGAAGTAAAGTACCATTTTGATCTTGAAAGTGATAGTTATGTCTTATTAGTCcccaaaattaagaaaaattaaataaattcgtGAAATTTTGAGTTGTTTTATCTAAATACTTGAACTTAATaacttactatttttttttctctcaaaaaattaattactatttttgatttctaactatatgttaatattatcaattaagttacatatttttttttaaattttgggaCAATGTCATCGACGGTAGAGGTGTTCCCAAGTTTAAGTTGACGCATGACCTAATCCGATCCAATTATATTAGGttgtttacaaaatattttaggtCAAATCCAACCCGACCTAATATGGACCCGATTATATTTGGGTTGAGTAACAAGTTGTGAATTGTCAACCTGTGATCCAAATCCGACccgattatataataataaaaaataataaaaatattattactattaattagaatataataaaagttaaattgtaattttggtttttctagttttccaaattcatgattttgattttcttgatttttaattgtaacataTCGTCCTTTAATTTTATAAGTCAGTAATTGTGATCCTCTTGatagattattaaaaaataattccgattaataaagttattaaattaattaaaaattattaattatgccACAAGATTGGATTGGGTGATGGATTTCCCCAAATCCAACCCCATTCAACCTAAGTACACCCTTAATTGACgggttaacttttaaaaaattattcataattttaagaaCTAATTGAACGGTCTTCTACACTGTCATGGATTACAATAGTGATTTACCCTATATTTTGAAACAACataatgttaataataattGTAACTTTTAAACTATCATTATGCCAAAATCGTTTTAGTTTCGCTCTTTCGTATTCAAGGCTAGTAGTCAAAATATCAAACGGAAGAAAGGGTTATGAAATTTGTGTATCCAAGGCACTGGTCCGGGGCCAGCAAAGGTCATAGTTGGCTTTGTctttgcctttcaaaaaaagCTGTGCGGGACACAGCAAAATTTGCCACAACCTGTCCAAGTTCAAGTCTCTCCTCAACAGCACAAAAAATCccatttatcataatttttgcaCAGATTGTTGTTTACTCTTTTATTTACCTTTTTGTATCTCGCAACATTGTTAGCTATTGTGTATATAAGAGTACGTATATAATAAAGTCTAAACTAACtattctaaatatttaaaacgAGATATTTGGCTTCAATTAAtggatttgaattttgaagacCTTGTTTACAAGTGACAGAAGATAGTGTACAAGTTAAAATGGAAGTGACAAATCAATATTGGTTGAATAGGCCACAAGGGTTGTATTTATGTCTTCTGACTCTTCTTCAGTATTCATCCATCTTGAGCATATGGGAAAACAAATATGACAGGATATTTGAAGATAAAGTATTGTCTAATCATCAATCAATTCGCATGGCTACCGTAACATTATAATCCATCGAATGAAATTTCGCTGCTGACTGATTTTTTCCACCCTTCTTGTACTATATTGTTTGCTTGTGGATGTGCTCTAGTATCCATACAACTAGTGCTCTTACTATCCAATAATGTTGCACTTCTTTTTCCACGTAAACGTGTGATTTTGTATTGTTGGCGTTTGGATATGGGAGGTTCCAAAGTCAAAGGTTCTAGAGTCATGATAAAACTCTAAAATGCATGTGAATTTaagatgataaaaaagaaattattcttatttatgAAATGTTTCTAGTTAAATATTAGAGGCTCAATTATTTCACTATAGTTGGTATACTATTCTCATCTAGTTAAAGTCATCCTTGGTGAGGAGATCTCGGTCGGACAGTCCATAGTTCACTAAATACTTAACCTTTAGgcacaagtgtttaagtgtATATGTATGGGTCAATCTTGATGGGATAATGTAGTTGGTCGAACAATTCACAACCCCACAAGTACTAAGTCTCTAAGGCGTAAGTGCTTAAATATCATTGTTATAGTCATCTATTTTAGGACATATATATCAATCAGATGATCCACAATCCTAGAAGCATTAAGCCTATAAGGCATAAGTGTTTAAGTGTCATCTAAGATAGAAGTATGAGACTGCCTTGGTAAGACAATGTCAATCAAACATTCATAGTCCACTAAGCACTGAGCCTCTAAGTGTGAGTGTTTGAGCGTATATGTATGAATTAGCTTGGTGGAACAATATCGATTGAATAGTCCACAACCCCACAAGTACTAAGCATTTAAAGTGTAAGTACTTAACCTTATTTCaagcttttaaatttaaagtaactagtattttagtattgtattgcataaaaaatatttatttatataattaaaatttataattaataaacatttcTCGATATAAAActtgttataattaaaattagtaataaatatttttttgacatataaatcatattttagatttatcataaataatttatgttgtgatatattattatttttaattattgatattttttaaataatatttaaaatcaagtttgaactaaatgttgaaaatgatctattgaaaaatataagttaaattAAAGTGTTCcgttaatattaaatatataagataatataTCAAGTGCATGTTAaaagcaaatttgaattttgaatatatatatataattggtttttaatattcaattacaaattgttaaattattcaattgatattaaatttaaaagtataagaaaatataCTAAATGCATGTTAGTAGAGTGAAAAGAATTGGATCAAACATAACCTTAGTTAAGGgaatattatttcttaaaagaaaTCGCATTAGAACTTCTAGTTGGTAAAATAACAAGTAATAATCTAGGAAAAGAGTTTAAGAGAGCACACGACATTTATTCTAATTTACCTCAATTCACATTGGGTCATGTCCAATTCATAACACAGTTTGGATTTTTCACTATTCAAATGGTATGAAACAAGTACACAAATCTCGCGCCTAAGTAGTTGAACAAGTCTCTCAAGATTTCTCACACACATTGAGTGTTTAATTGACgaataaacaaaatttttaatgttatcTTAAGATACTTTAACGAatgagtaaaaacaaaaaagatactttaatgaaaaatattgtaACCATGTTTGAAAATTTCTCTCGACTATATATACAAGAGAAACAAGAATAAATACACAAAAGGTTAGAGaaataaatgaagacattgaaagTCTTATGCAAATAAATTTCTCTCTGTTTGAGGATTGAATGTTGTAGCCtagaattttttagaaaaatatgttTCTAACTTCGTCTTACACTCTTACTATAAATGAGTGCACTACTCTAGGCATATTTTGCTTCATATAGTTGGTCTCGTTTTGATTTTACAAAGTATCCTAATACCCTTGATTGTTTTGAGAAAGCTTCTAAAATTTTGTCATTCTCATGAAAGAAATTGAAAGGGTTACTTCTAACGAGTCATCTTTTAAATATCTCATATATTTATCCTCATACTTCATATTAGAGTGTCTCTCTCAAACACTTTATATTAGCtaattatatacaaataattGTCTGACCGGATAGTATTAGTAgtccaacaatttttttataattatttaaaggtTATAGAATCACCAAAACTTATcctaaaaaagatataaaaactttaattatttagaGATTATACTTAACAATtgctttaattagaaaataggtaaactaaaataaaattggtcAAAATTGACCAAAATAACTAGAGACAATCGGTTTGAATCCACTGTCTTTAATTtcccccttttctttttaaatttctgTTTAAAATGACTTTAAGATAGATAAAAGTCTTTAAATATAAGctgtatgaataaaaaaatagtatttaattatgaatttttaattattattactttattacttactatgtaattattaaatcataaccttgtattttattagtttaatgattagtataatttttaaaacattatttttaaatttgccaaatatcaaaagaaattaaaagtgtaaAGCTTAAGGACTTAAAAAAACCTATTGGAGAAAAACAACGTGCGTTCCAGAACACTCAAATCCAAAGATGGGTCTAGAAAGTAGAAAATGCATGTCGAGTGTCGACACCATGTTAACATCGTTTCTGCTAAACAAACATTCTGAACTAAAAATTGACGACATCCACTGTTAAGGATTTTCATTTCGTTGCGTGCTTTTcaccattttaaaattttattcaaatataattgatattagttttgtttttgttaaactATTGGCAATATGTGCATACCAAGAATTGATGTGGATATTGAATTGATGTATTTgacaataattttcttaaattatattaaaaggaaatataaataaaatgaaaaaaaaataaaaagtgaaaataatcaTATAGGAAGTGTGATTTATTTTTGGAGTGAGAAATATTAGAACATATTCTCTTTTATTGATTACACACTTTTAAAATGAGAATTTTGTGGATTTTacgttatatttaattattctttcttttaattttataattttcaacatATTCCttttaacttattatttattatttgttaaaatttattaaaattataaatatatttattaaaagggAATGAGATTATACATCATCCAGAATAATTATCTCAAGAAAATCAACTCTTTCATGAAAAGATGACTTATccttttacaaaattgtcatttcaaaaatagtatttttaaaagtgTTCACATCTTGAACCCGGGCCCCAAAGTCGAAGGCTCTAAAGTAGTTAGAATGCTAGAGTGTgacctttatttataaaatgtgACTAGGTTTAAGGTTTTCTATGATTAGTTCAATATTCTCTCGATTAGTTGGTTTCGGTGAAATGATTTcaagtaaatattatataatttttaaaacattgagtCTTATgacataaataattaagttaagTCATTCTTTGAAAGTATTGATCTTGCCAAGATAATTATCTTGGACAATGTACAAACATCataaacttttataatttttaattaatgttaatcaataaaagaaattgtgttgaagaaattttaaaaatgaataaaactacatatattattataaatatacaaaatttaaattacatacatatattaaataaaaaagacaagaCTCATCTTCCAAGTTCTACAAGTTCCGACAGATTCTGCCCACACGTGATACTTACTCCCTCCTCCAATTCAGTGAAGAGAAGTGAATAACACAACACAATGTGCGTTCGCCGCGTTTCTATCCATACAAAACCATTTTCgttaaattattctttaaatgtcattacaaaaaaaaaactatagccACAgtacaattttacaaaatcgaaacaaaattacaattatttttttctgaataagATCATCTCGTACGAACAACAACGCCACCGCCACGTCCCGCTTCCGAAACGACGTCGTCGAACCCCACCACCCTGCAACTAACACCACCGTTAAATCCCATGGAAGTATCCCTCGCGGTTCGGCGACACGGCCCGAACCACTTGTTCTGCATGAACCGGTTCTTCCTCCACGGCGGAACCGGAAGCCCTCTGCTCCTGAAACACCTCCTCGCGGCGTCGCACGCCGTCGAAACGGTGCGTTTCAGCTCCTCCGCGCCCCCGACGAACACGCCGGGAACGGCGGCCAGCGCCTCCGAGAACCGCCGCGTCGGGCGCGCGATCTCGAACTGCGCGCGGAAGTCGAGGTCCACGAAATACCTGCATGTGGCGGATCCGGTCTGGACCACGTCGATGAACTCGTGGCTTCCGCCGGAGGAGTCCCGCGCGGTCTCGCACACCGCGGCGTCGTGCCTTCTCTCCCGGAGGAACGCCGCCACGCTCCGCCGGAAGAGCGACGCGTTTCGCTCCCGAAGAAACGCGAGGCTCTCCAACGCCTCCGAAACGTGCGCGATAAGTAAGTTTCTGTAAGGGTCCGCATTGTTGGAGTGTAAGAAAGAGAGACTCGGCGAGTTGCTCGGCGAGTCGGGGGAGTCGTCCACTGAGTCGACTGGGTCCCAGTCCGAGTCATGAATTACTGAGTCAGAGTCGTCGTTGGTGGTGTCTTGTTCGAGGAAACCGTGGATGAGACAAGAGAGGGAAAGGGAGTCAGAGTCACCTTGGGCGGCGGAGGTGATTTGCCGGTGATCAGTACCGACGAGTCGAGCTCGGGCCTGGTGGTCGAACGGGTCAGTGACtcgcttcattcttgtaaaaGCCAGcatttttttagagaatgaTGGGTTTGTGTTGTGAGAGAATGGTGGTGCTTTTGAAGAGTAGGGAATGGGAATTAAAGAATTTGGAGAAGAATATTCGTGGAAAATAATTTTCCACTTTGGGACtgtggtttttaattttaatcctaatttgttattaaaaaagatGCTTGGGAAAGTTGGCATATCCTGGGGAGTGGGAAGGGAAGATTGAAACATTTTGCTTTAGGTGTAAATCAAAGTAAAGTGAAAAAAGAatcagagaaaataaaattaagaatacgtcagaggaaaaagaaacaatttttaaaataataaatatgtttatcTACTTACATATCATTCCTTATGTGTTTTTggtaacaattattttaaaagatatagaGGTCAATTAACTTAAGTTTTTGGcttagtttttcttcttcttttttttttttactttttggcaaatttatctccaataaattaatttggtgtattttttttaaaagaaaagcttgcaaattttaatcttaaaaattggGATACATTCGCTAAAGAAAATTATGAGcagaaagattttttttgtgtgtgttgatCCAGAAAGATAAAACCGCGTTTACAATTATTTGCACAAGTATTGGCTCTTTCCAATTAACAAATACTTGTACTAAAATAACGCTTAATAAGTactgaataaataattatttcgttaaaaaaaatatgataaagtatattaaaatttagcttaaaaacatattaatattttactatTGAGTAAGTGGATCAATTCGGGGGTTCTAACTTAACATACTTGTGGTCaatagaaataatataaaaaatgttatgaaGTAGTTTTATATGGTGATTCAATCAGAAatgattttatgaaattataatttataattgtttaagATGGTTGGTGCAAGGCCATTAAGCTCTATTTTGTAATTACTTAATGAACAACCTTGGATTTTTCAACAGCAAACATTCATATCCAATTATCCATGAAAGATGATAACTGTGAGCTAAGAGATGTATTAAAGGAATGGGGTCGTTTTGGGCGATAGGGGTTGCCGTTTTGAATCATAAAACAAGACAAGGGTCATTTTTTGGGGAAAAGAATAAGGAAAATAGTCAGATTTGTACTTTCAAGCCATTATTTTATTGGAGAGGAATATACTATTCGCcaattatacaaaatatttgtgTCCAGAGTTTAGTATTAAGAAAAAGAGATGCTTTCTTTGTTCTAGAACTATAGGTTTTTTTCTGCATTTTAAAgttttcatcattttataatCTTAAGGtttggtcaatttttttttaataatttttcattaaattattgtatggataattaatttaatagtaTTTACAGTaccaaattcattttaaaagtacttcaactaattaaatgaaataacacctttattgctttcttatctataaacaaaatgaaataagatCTCATTAAATATAGATGTTTCATTCAATATACacatcaattaaataattttgtagtcTACGTGTAACTAGCTTAAACgatattaataattttcaaatgaagaAAGTACAGATAAAAAGTATTTGTATTTACTGTATTAAATCATGACTTATCGTCAAggggattaaaaaaatcattacttaTCGATACATTATTGATATAGAGTAATTTCTATATTGGAATCTAATTATGtgtcattaaattattaatataactatttttttaatgtgttttaaGATGCCattaaataatagaataaaaattgaCTCTAACAAAACGTTAAACTTAAAATCATCAAATAATTACAATGGCTAGAGatccataaaaaaacaaacatcacAACGAGACATGTGGAAATAGGTATGTGGTTCCTTGTTCCCGCTCTCAAAAACTCATCCCCGTGTCTAACGGGTGTAATTTTTTTCCCCATTCCCATCCTTGTtgcaaaagaaacataaaaattaattttaagaaataattttttaacgccaaaaatatatattatttattcaagtaACTACATTAGATGTAAAAGCCTTAactctttagaaaaaaaaaataaaggtaacaTATGCACTATAAAATAAAGGTAATTAAGTTATTATACATGTCGGATACGAATAGAAGTACAAAGTGGGTATGTACATACCCATTTCCATATCcgttaaaaaaatttgagtatTATCTGTTCTCAATCAAAGTGAGTATTTTTCCTCAAAATCAGAATGAATCTGAAACACTATCCACATATACAAATTTGTTTGTCATGTCTACTTAAAAAAcatcaacaaaaattatattcctATTATGATTTACAAAacattatttgtaattaaaaatttaaggtAAGCACATATGTGAATCCTCATGAAACCATTATTTTAGAGAATAATTTTGTTGAAGAGCAACGAGTGTAGGAGttatcctttttttattattattattattttgaagtgATGTAGGAGTTACTCTTGATGTTTAGACTTCCGCGtagaatttacaaaaataaatattaatatatgatcGCGTGACAAATTAACTTTCTTaagtaaaacaaaacaaaaaatctctaGACTTGTTGtgtcattaaaataatttactcgTCAAATGCCATCATTTTAAAGGCCATCCAATTGTGTAGCCCAAATTTTGGTCCTACAAGTCAATTTGTAGGCAAGGCAGATTCAGCAGATTGGGATCTCTCTTAATACTATATACTGTACGTGTAAGGTTTTGTGGCTTAATATGCAGAATGCACAACTCATTTTTAAGTGTTCCCAAGTCAAATTATAGAGATCCAAGTTTATATACAAGACTTTGTTGTTGTAACAAGGACCGGAGGGAGTATTTGAATGAAcgaaaataagataagataaatttatctCCCCTTATTTAGctgaatgaaaaagaaaatgaaaagaaagaaagcagatgaaaaacattattatactaattaaaaatatttcttttatttcattatttttaaaaaatatatatatccaatTTTCCAACAAATAAAGCTTAAACATGTTAGCCCTCTGGTTAGTTTTCTAATATAATCTTATTGGTCAAACTAATGTAAGATAATATAGCAAATCAATCATATTACCCAAGCTTGATCTGTTTCAGTGTTGGGCACAAATTCATCCAACTGCACTATTGATTGAATCGATGAGTTCAAAGGGTCCAAAAACCAAATATGAGGTTCAAGAGAAACAAGGGCAATTTTTAAGTAAACACCATTTTCAACAGGAATGAGTAATTGCGAAGGATGCCAATTACATCACTGACAACAGCATACTTATTACTGCAAAAATGTTACAAAATAGAGGTCCAtgacaaataaatgaaaaatggcTGCCAAAGCAGCCATCCAGAGGCATAAATCttgtaaatttgaataaaacattTGCCAGACCTCCAATG from Glycine soja cultivar W05 chromosome 8, ASM419377v2, whole genome shotgun sequence includes:
- the LOC114424243 gene encoding uncharacterized protein LOC114424243, whose translation is MKRVTDPFDHQARARLVGTDHRQITSAAQGDSDSLSLSCLIHGFLEQDTTNDDSDSVIHDSDWDPVDSVDDSPDSPSNSPSLSFLHSNNADPYRNLLIAHVSEALESLAFLRERNASLFRRSVAAFLRERRHDAAVCETARDSSGGSHEFIDVVQTGSATCRYFVDLDFRAQFEIARPTRRFSEALAAVPGVFVGGAEELKRTVSTACDAARRCFRSRGLPVPPWRKNRFMQNKWFGPCRRTARDTSMGFNGGVSCRVVGFDDVVSEAGRGGGVVVRTR